One window of Treponema denticola genomic DNA carries:
- a CDS encoding CHASE2 domain-containing protein, producing MVEKEKNKSAFVGFLQKNLNFIIAIAVFLIFTAFSFIKLGRNIENQVYDAMLKLKPEIKEKSEILLLNVDDFSIEQIGSWPWSRDVLADVLIRLKESGGKAAVFDIEYLSAGRAGANNTYVEHDLPKEYAAVRQEFGEYIKEFSDAVAGKNIPLSEVKTIGQDMSEYFKSRIDELSDSIKQNVFRDNDAYMGEAVGFFENTFLTINAVNINIGSETKELKDFAYNNFLFTNVEDKTGLFKKETLANRKAANEEYGMAPAIMPILQYARGAGFPNVVIDEDGVRRRISLLTEYEGRYIGQLVFTPILHILEPEKIIRSERKLILKNAKDPSDLEKRKDLTIPLDEEGNLLINWLKKRFADTENPENGSFKSLSVYALTYADIMEKNLISLLEAIKDLQIRTADGYLSYHNAVSSLESEYARLDQWKRELLNKDKQDFKEYFAARSSFFDNYSKFLSGNFDKEIHSLFEKIKEQSGSNQYDDIDAYVTELFKNAKEEYKNYSEHINYINGFCKNAFAIIGYSGVGTSDLGVNPFWKSYPNVGTHANIYNTIMNEDFIRPLPKWVSIILAFVIAIFTAFMMKKIERGFIKVFLGIVLLSLTLSIGILLFVFGKIYLQLFLPVITVVISFIVILLLNFIFSEKEKGFLRKAFGVYLSDDVVNEIIADPDKLTLGGEQKRITALFTDIKSFSTLSEKITPEHLVSVLNVYLTQMSDLILQEKGTIDKYIGDAIVSFFGAPTDLPDHAYRACLAAIRMKQAEAELNKQLYDAGDIPMPIFTRIGINTGEMVVGNMGTEKKMNYTIMGNDVNLAARLEGVNKKYGTWILASESTWSETNDAFLGRRLDRVRVVGINTPVQLYNVMAVRSEASAEMVQLVGIFENAIDFYRQKEYQKALNLFNKCLEVSPDDEPSKMYVERMKMLLADAETAATHSDIVNMTSK from the coding sequence ATGGTCGAAAAAGAAAAAAATAAATCTGCATTTGTAGGATTTTTACAAAAAAATCTTAATTTTATAATAGCAATAGCCGTATTTTTAATTTTTACTGCCTTTAGTTTTATTAAATTGGGAAGAAATATAGAAAACCAAGTCTACGATGCCATGCTAAAACTTAAACCCGAGATCAAAGAAAAAAGCGAAATTCTTCTTTTAAATGTCGATGACTTTTCTATAGAACAAATCGGCTCTTGGCCATGGTCAAGGGATGTTTTAGCCGATGTTTTAATCCGCCTAAAGGAATCAGGCGGTAAGGCGGCTGTTTTCGATATTGAGTACCTGTCTGCAGGAAGGGCGGGAGCAAATAATACTTATGTAGAACATGATCTGCCGAAAGAATATGCAGCCGTGAGGCAGGAATTCGGAGAATATATAAAAGAATTTTCGGATGCGGTGGCCGGCAAAAACATTCCGCTTTCGGAGGTAAAAACAATAGGACAGGATATGTCCGAGTATTTTAAATCACGGATTGATGAACTTTCCGATTCAATTAAACAAAATGTGTTCCGTGACAATGATGCCTACATGGGAGAAGCGGTAGGCTTTTTTGAAAATACTTTTTTAACTATAAACGCAGTAAATATAAACATAGGCAGCGAAACAAAGGAACTAAAAGACTTTGCCTATAATAATTTTTTGTTTACCAATGTAGAAGATAAAACAGGTCTTTTTAAAAAGGAAACCTTAGCAAACCGCAAAGCCGCAAATGAAGAATACGGAATGGCTCCGGCGATTATGCCCATACTACAGTATGCAAGGGGAGCAGGTTTTCCGAATGTGGTTATAGACGAGGACGGAGTACGCCGCCGCATTTCTCTTTTAACCGAATACGAAGGAAGGTACATAGGCCAGCTGGTCTTTACTCCCATTCTCCACATCCTTGAACCCGAAAAAATTATCCGGTCGGAAAGGAAGCTGATTTTAAAAAATGCCAAAGATCCGTCCGATTTGGAAAAAAGAAAGGACCTTACAATTCCTCTGGATGAAGAAGGAAACCTTTTAATAAACTGGCTAAAAAAACGATTTGCCGACACGGAAAATCCCGAAAACGGCAGCTTTAAAAGCTTATCGGTTTATGCCCTCACCTACGCCGACATAATGGAAAAGAATTTAATTTCACTTTTAGAAGCCATAAAAGATTTGCAAATCAGAACTGCAGATGGCTATCTTTCTTATCACAATGCGGTTAGCTCCTTAGAAAGTGAATACGCAAGGCTTGACCAATGGAAGAGAGAACTTCTGAATAAGGACAAGCAGGATTTTAAAGAATACTTTGCGGCACGTAGTTCCTTTTTTGATAATTACAGCAAATTTTTAAGCGGGAACTTCGATAAAGAAATACACAGCCTGTTTGAAAAAATAAAAGAACAGAGCGGCTCAAACCAATATGACGATATAGATGCCTATGTTACCGAACTTTTTAAAAATGCAAAAGAAGAATATAAAAACTATTCGGAACATATAAACTATATAAACGGCTTCTGCAAGAACGCCTTTGCAATAATAGGATACAGCGGCGTAGGCACCTCCGATTTAGGTGTAAACCCTTTTTGGAAATCTTATCCCAATGTAGGTACCCATGCCAATATTTATAACACGATTATGAATGAGGACTTTATAAGACCTCTTCCAAAATGGGTTTCAATAATACTTGCCTTTGTAATAGCAATATTTACAGCCTTTATGATGAAAAAGATAGAAAGAGGATTTATAAAGGTTTTTCTTGGAATCGTTTTATTGAGCTTAACTCTTTCTATAGGAATTCTTTTATTCGTATTCGGGAAAATATACTTACAGCTATTTCTTCCGGTTATAACAGTCGTCATAAGCTTTATAGTTATCCTCTTACTAAACTTTATTTTCAGCGAAAAAGAAAAGGGCTTTTTAAGAAAGGCCTTCGGTGTTTATCTTTCGGACGATGTTGTAAATGAAATTATTGCCGACCCCGACAAGCTGACTCTCGGAGGAGAACAAAAAAGAATTACGGCTCTGTTTACCGATATAAAATCTTTTTCTACCCTTTCGGAAAAAATTACGCCCGAACACTTGGTCTCGGTTTTAAACGTATACCTCACACAAATGAGCGATTTAATTCTACAAGAAAAAGGTACGATTGACAAATACATAGGAGATGCCATCGTTTCTTTTTTCGGAGCACCGACGGATTTGCCCGACCATGCTTACAGGGCATGTCTTGCAGCCATCAGAATGAAACAGGCTGAAGCCGAACTCAATAAACAGCTTTATGATGCGGGCGACATTCCCATGCCCATCTTTACACGCATAGGAATAAATACCGGCGAAATGGTTGTCGGAAACATGGGCACCGAAAAAAAAATGAACTACACAATTATGGGAAATGACGTAAACCTTGCAGCCCGTCTTGAAGGCGTAAACAAAAAATACGGCACATGGATTTTAGCTTCCGAATCTACATGGAGCGAAACAAATGATGCCTTCCTCGGCCGCCGCCTCGACCGCGTAAGAGTTGTGGGTATCAATACCCCTGTTCAGCTTTACAATGTTATGGCAGTCAGATCCGAAGCCTCTGCGGAAATGGTACAACTCGTAGGCATATTTGAAAACGCAATAGATTTTTACCGCCAAAAAGAGTATCAAAAAGCCCTTAATCTTTTTAACAAGTGTTTGGAAGTCTCTCCCGATGATGAGCCTTCAAAAATGTATGTTGAAAGAATGAAAATGCTTCTTGCAGATGCTGAAACGGCGGCAACACACAGCGATATTGTAAACATGACAAGTAAATAA
- a CDS encoding YitT family protein, with amino-acid sequence MKEKLLSFFYIVCGVLMIASGIHFFLLPSKLSLGGATGMALVLSKYLPLSTGALLVVVNIFLFALGFLIIGNKFGLKTVCASLGLSGAVWLLEIFVPLQGPIVNDKFLQLVIAVILYGGGVGIVLNQYASTGGSDIFAMILQKYFGLDLGKGCLITDFTITVFAGFAYGPEIALFSLVGVIINGLVIDSTIDGLNMSKYCVINTDKPDELCRFMVELGRSANVYKATGAYTRAERSVIQTVMSRRDFVKLKSYLAANDPEAFMVVTNAHSVFGWHWRRIGE; translated from the coding sequence ATGAAAGAAAAATTATTAAGTTTTTTTTACATTGTTTGCGGAGTTTTGATGATAGCATCAGGTATTCATTTTTTCTTGCTGCCTTCAAAATTATCCTTGGGCGGGGCTACCGGAATGGCATTGGTATTATCAAAATACCTTCCGCTTTCCACAGGAGCCTTACTTGTTGTAGTAAACATTTTTCTGTTTGCTCTCGGCTTTTTAATCATCGGAAACAAATTCGGTCTTAAAACGGTTTGTGCAAGCCTTGGGCTTTCAGGAGCCGTATGGCTTTTGGAAATCTTTGTTCCATTGCAGGGACCGATTGTAAACGACAAATTCTTACAGCTGGTAATTGCCGTCATCCTTTACGGGGGAGGCGTAGGCATAGTTTTAAATCAATATGCATCAACCGGAGGAAGCGATATCTTTGCAATGATTCTGCAAAAATATTTCGGCCTTGACTTGGGAAAGGGCTGCTTAATTACGGACTTTACCATTACAGTTTTTGCAGGCTTTGCTTACGGCCCGGAAATAGCCTTGTTTTCGTTGGTGGGCGTAATCATAAACGGACTTGTAATCGACTCCACAATCGACGGCCTTAACATGAGTAAATACTGCGTTATAAATACGGATAAGCCCGATGAGCTTTGCCGATTTATGGTGGAACTAGGCCGTTCTGCAAACGTATATAAGGCAACCGGAGCTTACACAAGAGCCGAACGCTCGGTCATTCAAACCGTTATGAGCCGCAGGGACTTTGTAAAGTTAAAAAGCTATCTTGCCGCAAACGACCCGGAAGCTTTTATGGTAGTAACAAACGCCCACTCCGTATTCGGCTGGCATTGGAGAAGGATAGGAGAATAA
- a CDS encoding THUMP domain-containing class I SAM-dependent RNA methyltransferase → MNDFIALCAVGAEPVLTRELKLLGFKPYNRLPGRVFFTSAEAEPLLAFFKANYFLRTADRVFMLINTAKAENFDDLFDSVFSIDWHNYFPRDARITIDKVRTYKSKLSSEHAVQSIVHKAVCDKLCKKWNMHSLPETGTRFMIRIYIENNNVYVCLDLSGEPLYRRGYRLSGGAAPMRETLAAVLIQLMQWKRKIPLHDAFCGSGTIPIEAAWYAYNIPPGIARHFAFENFICFEKEKIEAVLKEEKERAASEVRTDCLARITGSDISEEAVSLSKANAERACIIAGRELHAAGITHHIERPDFIQSDFSELEAPYESGILLSNPPYGERLGSEEEAFELYKRMAEIPQHFPDWKLGFITSKKEFEKIFCKQNKDAVLKKHSLRGGNMETVLYIME, encoded by the coding sequence ATGAATGATTTTATTGCACTATGCGCCGTAGGTGCAGAACCTGTACTTACAAGGGAACTAAAACTTTTAGGTTTTAAGCCTTACAATAGGTTGCCCGGAAGGGTTTTTTTTACTTCAGCCGAAGCCGAACCTCTTTTAGCTTTTTTTAAGGCAAACTATTTTTTACGCACAGCCGACAGGGTTTTTATGCTTATAAATACCGCAAAGGCCGAAAATTTTGATGACCTTTTTGATTCGGTCTTTTCGATAGACTGGCATAACTATTTTCCGAGAGATGCCCGAATTACAATCGACAAGGTACGTACCTATAAATCCAAGCTTTCTTCGGAACATGCCGTTCAATCAATAGTACACAAGGCTGTCTGCGACAAGCTGTGCAAAAAATGGAATATGCATTCCCTGCCAGAAACCGGCACCCGTTTTATGATCCGTATTTATATCGAAAACAACAATGTCTATGTCTGTCTGGACTTATCGGGAGAACCTCTTTATAGAAGGGGATACCGTTTAAGCGGAGGAGCCGCTCCCATGAGGGAAACCTTGGCAGCCGTCTTAATTCAGCTAATGCAGTGGAAAAGAAAAATCCCCCTCCACGATGCTTTTTGCGGCTCAGGGACTATTCCGATTGAAGCCGCTTGGTATGCCTATAATATTCCGCCCGGGATTGCCCGGCACTTTGCCTTTGAAAACTTCATTTGTTTTGAAAAAGAAAAAATAGAAGCCGTTTTAAAGGAAGAAAAAGAAAGAGCAGCTTCGGAGGTTCGCACCGACTGCCTTGCAAGGATAACGGGCTCGGATATTTCGGAAGAAGCAGTCTCTCTTTCAAAGGCCAATGCCGAAAGGGCCTGCATCATCGCAGGAAGGGAACTTCATGCAGCAGGCATTACCCATCACATCGAGAGGCCTGACTTCATTCAATCGGACTTTTCGGAACTGGAAGCCCCATACGAAAGCGGCATCCTTTTATCGAATCCGCCCTACGGCGAAAGGCTCGGAAGCGAGGAAGAAGCCTTTGAGCTTTATAAGCGGATGGCCGAAATCCCTCAACACTTCCCGGACTGGAAACTCGGCTTTATCACAAGCAAAAAAGAATTCGAAAAAATATTCTGTAAGCAAAATAAGGATGCCGTCTTAAAAAAACACAGCCTGCGCGGCGGCAACATGGAAACCGTCTTGTACATTATGGAGTAA
- a CDS encoding TraB/GumN family protein: MKNLKKILTAALAFLLIFSFLVSCKTKNSNSQADGESKAVLIKHPERMFWEIKKEDTSIYILGTIHVADKDFYPLEDKILEAFDKADRLVSELGGKKEIETLQEKLEIRMLQNFNISPEKDLSNFLSEDKINVIKQELGENIAVPLLKFNPWILTLALNQVLYAKADLDPQNGIDMHLLNRAGKKNIEALESIDEQLDLLSSGTFEEQLKALKETIDELQNADKTIDLLTKLKKLYLENNTEELKDFIGSLLDMTDGISQDALLKDRNIVWADKFEEYLNKGGTTFVFAGLAHFLGEDSVFEQMKIKRILE, translated from the coding sequence ATGAAAAACCTTAAAAAAATCTTGACAGCCGCTTTGGCTTTTTTGCTTATTTTTTCTTTTTTAGTTTCTTGTAAAACAAAGAATTCAAATTCTCAGGCTGACGGCGAATCAAAAGCCGTTTTAATAAAACATCCTGAAAGGATGTTTTGGGAAATAAAAAAAGAAGATACTTCAATCTATATTTTGGGTACAATCCACGTTGCAGACAAGGATTTTTATCCTTTGGAAGATAAGATACTGGAAGCCTTTGATAAGGCTGATAGGCTGGTCAGTGAATTAGGCGGCAAAAAAGAAATAGAAACCTTGCAGGAAAAATTAGAAATTAGAATGCTTCAAAATTTTAATATTAGCCCCGAAAAAGATTTGTCTAATTTTTTGTCCGAAGATAAAATAAACGTTATTAAACAAGAATTGGGAGAAAACATTGCTGTTCCTCTATTAAAATTTAATCCATGGATTCTTACACTTGCTTTAAATCAAGTTCTGTATGCAAAAGCCGATCTTGACCCTCAAAACGGTATAGATATGCATCTTTTAAACCGTGCCGGTAAGAAAAACATTGAAGCCCTTGAAAGCATTGATGAACAGCTGGATCTTTTATCTTCAGGAACTTTTGAAGAACAGCTAAAGGCTCTTAAAGAAACTATAGATGAATTACAAAATGCCGATAAAACCATTGATTTGCTTACAAAGCTAAAAAAACTTTATTTGGAAAACAATACCGAGGAATTAAAAGATTTTATAGGTTCTCTTTTGGATATGACTGATGGTATATCTCAAGATGCTCTTTTAAAAGATCGAAATATTGTTTGGGCTGACAAATTTGAAGAATATCTTAATAAAGGCGGAACAACATTTGTATTTGCAGGGCTTGCTCACTTTTTAGGAGAGGACAGCGTATTTGAGCAAATGAAAATAAAAAGAATTTTAGAATAG
- a CDS encoding acetate/propionate family kinase produces the protein MKILVINCGSSSLKYQLIDMTNEDVLVKGLVERIGIEGSRIKHEKKGMDAVLIEEKMNDHKKAIQLVLEALIDKNHGVVKSMDEITAVGHRVVHGGEEFNKSVLLDDRVMAGIKECIDLAPLHNPANIMGIEACKTLMPKTPMVAVFDTAFHQTMPAENYIYALPYEYYEKYKIRRYGFHGTSHRFVSEKASETLKNNSADFKVITCHLGNGSSLAAIKGGKCVDTSMGLTPLEGLVMGTRSGDLDPAILPFIMNKEKLSADDMSNVLNKKSGVFGISGVSSDFRDIETAAKEGNKRAQLALDVFCNRVRKYIASYAAQLGGVDALVFTAGIGENSIELREKICHGLEFLGVELDSEKNKVRGKLTDASKASSKVKVLIIPTNEELMIAKDTMALVK, from the coding sequence ATGAAGATATTGGTTATCAACTGCGGAAGCTCTTCTTTAAAGTATCAGCTAATTGATATGACTAACGAAGATGTTTTGGTAAAAGGCCTTGTCGAAAGAATCGGTATTGAAGGTTCTCGTATTAAACACGAAAAAAAAGGAATGGATGCCGTTTTAATTGAAGAAAAAATGAATGACCACAAAAAAGCCATTCAGCTTGTTTTGGAAGCCCTCATCGATAAAAATCACGGTGTTGTAAAATCCATGGATGAGATTACGGCTGTAGGTCACAGGGTAGTTCACGGCGGAGAAGAATTCAATAAGTCCGTTCTTTTGGATGACAGGGTAATGGCCGGTATCAAAGAATGTATCGACCTTGCTCCCTTACACAACCCCGCAAATATTATGGGAATCGAGGCTTGTAAGACTCTTATGCCGAAAACTCCGATGGTTGCGGTTTTTGATACGGCCTTCCATCAAACAATGCCGGCAGAAAACTATATCTATGCTCTTCCATACGAGTATTACGAAAAATATAAGATACGCCGCTACGGTTTCCACGGAACATCGCACCGCTTTGTTTCTGAAAAAGCCTCCGAAACCCTCAAAAATAATTCGGCCGATTTTAAGGTTATTACCTGCCACTTAGGAAACGGTTCCAGCTTGGCCGCTATCAAGGGCGGAAAATGTGTAGATACCTCGATGGGACTTACCCCCCTTGAAGGTTTAGTCATGGGAACCCGCTCAGGAGACCTAGACCCTGCAATTCTTCCCTTTATAATGAACAAGGAAAAACTTTCAGCCGATGATATGAGCAATGTTTTAAACAAAAAATCCGGCGTTTTTGGTATTTCCGGTGTAAGCAGCGACTTCCGTGATATTGAAACCGCTGCAAAAGAAGGAAATAAGAGGGCTCAGCTTGCCTTAGATGTATTCTGCAACAGGGTTAGAAAATACATAGCTTCCTATGCCGCACAGCTCGGCGGAGTGGATGCTCTGGTATTTACAGCCGGTATAGGTGAAAACTCTATCGAGCTTAGAGAAAAAATCTGTCACGGTTTGGAATTCCTCGGCGTTGAACTCGATTCCGAGAAAAACAAGGTAAGGGGAAAACTTACCGATGCAAGCAAGGCCTCATCAAAGGTCAAGGTTCTTATCATTCCTACAAATGAAGAGCTTATGATTGCTAAGGATACGATGGCATTGGTAAAATAA
- a CDS encoding C40 family peptidase: MKKIFIFIVFSFFLNGCMVFGVQPPESPRLDFINAAYKYLKTPYKYAGTTKAGMDCSGFVYRAALDALEITVPRSTKGLANFAKRISDEEVQPGDLLFFYTVGNKVSHVGIYIGNREFIHSASQGKHTGVIISSLDEKYWENTYRFAGRILDPEDIFNE, translated from the coding sequence ATGAAAAAAATATTTATTTTTATTGTCTTTAGCTTTTTTTTAAACGGATGCATGGTTTTTGGAGTACAGCCTCCCGAATCTCCTCGGCTAGATTTTATAAATGCCGCATATAAATACTTAAAAACTCCATATAAATATGCAGGAACCACTAAGGCCGGAATGGATTGTTCAGGTTTTGTATATAGAGCTGCTCTTGACGCTCTTGAAATTACCGTTCCCAGAAGCACAAAGGGGCTTGCAAACTTTGCCAAACGGATTTCGGACGAAGAAGTTCAACCGGGCGATCTTTTATTTTTTTATACCGTGGGAAACAAAGTATCGCACGTAGGAATTTACATAGGCAACAGAGAATTCATCCATTCCGCTTCGCAGGGTAAACATACCGGTGTAATAATTTCTTCTCTTGATGAAAAATATTGGGAAAACACATACCGTTTTGCCGGCCGTATTTTGGATCCGGAAGATATTTTTAACGAATAA
- a CDS encoding co-chaperone GroES, translated as MKVKPLGDRVLVKPDAVETKTAGGIIIPDTAQEKTQRGVVVAVGDDKEKIKVSVGQKVIHDKYAGTQIQIDGVDHLILKSNDLVAVVE; from the coding sequence ATGAAAGTTAAACCCTTAGGAGACAGAGTTTTAGTAAAACCGGATGCCGTAGAAACAAAAACTGCCGGCGGAATCATCATTCCCGACACAGCTCAAGAAAAAACACAAAGAGGTGTTGTTGTAGCTGTAGGTGACGACAAAGAAAAGATTAAGGTTTCAGTCGGACAAAAAGTTATTCACGACAAATATGCCGGAACTCAAATTCAAATCGACGGTGTAGATCATTTGATTTTAAAGTCAAATGATTTGGTTGCTGTTGTAGAATAA
- a CDS encoding sigma-70 family RNA polymerase sigma factor: MYNRTKNNYDAEMNSLATYLKEINQIPLLTAEEEIKYAKLAEKGDEDAKNMLVNSNLRFVVNVAKKYQNQGLPLMDLISEGNIGLMNAAERFDVSKGYKFISYAVWWIKQSILKAICEKSRMIRLPLNRANELVQIEKAKKEIDFSGNETQELNEIAGILNMDNSMVHTIMNAAREPVSIDAPVFDEPGSSSVNDFLQDETHQMPEDYAMDMSLRDEVNELLKNLDDREAEIIRYRFGLDGYAPLSLKEVGLIFNLTKERIRQIEKKALQQLKKPAEKQKLAVYVA, translated from the coding sequence ATGTATAACAGGACAAAAAATAATTATGATGCAGAAATGAACTCGTTGGCTACTTATTTAAAAGAAATCAATCAGATACCGCTTTTAACAGCTGAAGAAGAAATAAAATATGCTAAACTCGCCGAAAAGGGAGATGAAGATGCCAAAAATATGTTGGTAAATTCAAACCTCCGCTTTGTTGTAAATGTAGCAAAAAAATATCAAAACCAAGGGCTTCCCCTTATGGATCTCATCAGTGAAGGCAATATAGGCTTGATGAATGCCGCCGAAAGATTCGATGTTTCAAAGGGCTATAAATTTATTTCTTATGCTGTTTGGTGGATTAAACAATCTATCTTAAAAGCTATTTGCGAAAAATCAAGGATGATACGTCTTCCCTTAAACAGGGCAAACGAGCTTGTTCAAATAGAAAAGGCCAAAAAAGAAATCGACTTTTCGGGAAATGAAACTCAGGAACTCAATGAGATTGCAGGCATATTAAATATGGATAATTCTATGGTTCATACAATTATGAATGCTGCCAGAGAGCCTGTTTCCATAGATGCTCCCGTTTTTGATGAGCCCGGAAGCTCCAGTGTAAACGACTTTTTACAGGACGAAACTCATCAAATGCCTGAAGACTACGCAATGGATATGAGCCTTAGAGATGAGGTAAACGAGCTTCTTAAAAACCTTGACGATAGGGAAGCCGAGATAATACGTTATCGTTTCGGGCTTGACGGTTATGCGCCTCTTTCATTAAAAGAGGTAGGGCTTATCTTTAATCTTACAAAAGAAAGAATACGCCAAATTGAAAAAAAAGCCTTGCAGCAGCTTAAAAAGCCTGCCGAAAAACAAAAACTTGCCGTTTACGTTGCGTAA